Below is a window of Halolamina sp. CBA1230 DNA.
GCTCTCCGCGGCGATCGATTCCATCGCGCCCTGTTGGTCCTTGAGTTCGTGGAGGTGGCCCTTCCCGCGATCGGCCTCGTTGGTCGCGTTGGTCGTCGAGATCACCAGCAGCGGCGAGGAGTCGGAGTACGCCTGCCCGACCGCCGTGGCGACGTTCGTGAGGCCGGGCCCGGTGATGACGAGACAGACGCCGACGCGGCCGGTCGCTCGCGCGTAGCCGTCGGCCGCGAAGCCGGCGCCCTGCTCGTGGCGGGTGGTGACGTGGTCGATCCCGCTGTCCAGCAGCGCGTCGTAGATCTCCAGGGTGTGCACACCCGGGATGCCGAAGGCGACGTCGACGCCCTCGCGTTCGAGCTGTGCGACGACCGCCTCGCCGCCGGTGAGTCGCTCCATGGCCATATCGGGCGCGTAACCACCGTAGTTCTTTCTCCGATCGGCGCGGTCGACACGGAGCTTTTTGGGTTGGCGGGGACAGCCCCCGCTATGAACGATATCGACGCCGACGCGATCCACGCCGCACTCGCGGACCGGCTGGGGACTGCGCTCCGGGGCGTGATCAGGTACGACGGCGAGGCACTCGACTACTCCCTCAGGGAGGACGTGGCGGAGGCGTACGGCGACGACGAGATCCGGGAGTTCGTCGACAACAACATCGTCCACCAGCTCGACGCGCCGGCCGTCGAGTCGTCGTTCCGGCTGGGAAGCCTGGAGGCGGTCGTCCGCACGTTCGAGCGCTCGTGGGTCGCACGGGTGCCCGACGGTCCGAAGAAAGGCTGCCTGTTCTCCGTCGAGCGCGACGAGTCGGTGACGATGGTGGCCGTCGAGGACGGGATCGAGATCGTCCGGGAGGAACTCGGCGTCTGAACGCCGTCGGTCAGTCGGCACTCGCGTCGAGCAGCAGGGAGCCGGTCAGGACGGCCGCGCCGCCGACGAAAAACAGCAGCCCGGGCGCCGCGACAGCCTCGGCGAGCATCGGGAGGAGCGCGCCGTCGCCGACGCCGGGCGACGCCGGTTCGAACACGCCCACCCCGGAGCCGACGAGCCGCGCGGTCAGCAGCTGGATCGCCACGCTCACCATCGCGATCGCGGCGACGCCGGTCGCCCAGTCCGCCACCAGCCGGCGGAGGCGGGACCGCTGGTCGCCCGAGGCGTCGGCCGCGAACACGATCGGGTCGGCGGCGACGCCGTAGACGTCCATCTCGTTACCCTTCTCGGAGTAGCGCTGGCCGACCACCTCGACGAGGCCGGCGCCCTCGAGGTTCGAGAGGTGGTAGTGGACGTTCTGGACGGAGCTGTCCAGCCGGCGCGCCAGCACCGACGGCGGCGCCGGCTCCTCGTGGACTGTTCGGTACAGATCGCGGGCAGTGTCCGAGCCCAGCGCGTCGAGCACCGCGTCGACGTCCTCGTCGCCGACGTCGAAGACGGCCGGGTCGGCCTCGACGGACGGGGTGTCCGCGCGGAGGCGTCCGATCGGTGAGGCCATACCTCCCACTGTGACGACCAGCCACATCAATCCCGCCCGTTGCTCAAAACGTGGTTTTAGTCGTCCGGAAGCGCCTGCCGGACGGCGGCAGCCGCGTCGAGCGCGCCGTAGCCGGCTGCCGGCCCCGGACTCCCCGCACGGCTCGCAGTCACGCGAAGCGACGCCGCGGGCTCGTCGGTTGCCGACTCGGAGGCCACCCCGGCGACGAGCGCGGCGACGCCGGCGACGTACGCGGCCGCGCCGGACGTTCCGGGATCGGTAGCCCCTGGCCAGCGACGCGGCCGGGCGACGAGGTCGACCCCGCGGCGGCCGTCCGGCGTCGGCCCACGACCGCTGTACGCCGCGACGCGGCCGTCCAGTAGTCGGCCGACGGCGAACACGCCCGGCGCGCTCGCCGGGGCGGCGATGCTGCCGCGCGGACTCCCCCCTCGCAGCCGGTGTGTCGGCGTCACCAGCGAGACGGTCGACCCTGTCGCCTCGTCGCGCAGGCGGTCGGGGAGTCGGATCTCGACCGTGTACTCGCCGGGCGCGAGCGTCACGTCCAGGCGTTCGACGCCCGCCTGCTCCCCCCGTTCCGAGAGCGCGGTCAGCCTCCGTCCCTCGTCTCGTCGATCGGTGCGGACGAGCGCGAGCGAGAGCTCCGGGGGGTCGTCGTCAGGCGATCCGGCCCACGCGAGGAGTCGGCCGTCGACGCCCTCGCCGTCGGCTCCCCCGAGCCGCAGTCGTCTCCGGCCGGGCGCCGGCTCGATCGTCCCCGTCCAGTGGCCGCGTGCGGCGTTCCCGGTCGGGGCGACGACTGTCACGCCGGCGTCGGCGGCTGCTGCTGCGGTCCGCGTGACCACGCTCCGGCCCACGACGCTCGCCCCGTACGCCGCGACGGGTGCGAGCACCACGTCCACGCCCGTCCGGTGGAACCACGCGAGCCCGCGACGGAACCCCGCCGGCCGCTCGAACGACGCCAACAGGAGATCCGCGTCGGGCGCGGCGCGGGCAACCGTCGTCGTCGCCGCGGTACCGTGTGTCGTCCCGTCGGCGACGACGGGGACGCCGTCGAACGACCGACGGCCGACGACGGCGTCCTCGAACGCGGCGTCGGTGGCGAACCCGGTCGTATCGAGCACGCCGATCCGGACGCCGTCGCCGGTGATCCCCTGGGCGTGGAGCCCCTGGACCGGGTCGTCCTGCGCGGGGGAGGCCGGTTCGGTCCCCCGGTTCGTAGGGAGTCCCGTCGCGGATAGCGCGGTGACGGCGGCGGCGCCACCGAGGGTGAGCGCACGACGGCGGGAGAGCCCGCCGCCCGACTCCGGGTTCCAATCGCCCGACATCGCCTTCCTGTCACGCCGGCGGGCGTATCAACCCCCCGATCGGTCGAAGTAGCGTAAAACCGCGTCGAAGCTATCGGTCGTTTTTCTACCTCCCGTGAGAACGTGTTGACGATGCCCTCCAGCACCGAGCTGACGACGGCGGAACCGTTCGCGAACCGAACCCGGGGTGAGCGCCGTGGGTAGTCCACGCGGTGTTGCCGCGGTAATCGCACTCCTGCTCGCGGCGGCGCTGCTCTCCCCTGCCGGTGCCGCCACCGGCGCCGATCCCGCGGTCACGATCGACTACGACGGCGAGGCGGTGACGGTCGCGAACGCCGAGACACAGATCGTCTCGGGGAGCGCCGAGCTCGCCCCCGGCACGTCGATCTCGGTCCGGATCCGCTCGACCGGGGATACCCAGCCCCGATTCCTCCAGTCGAAAACCGTGACGGTCGACCGGAACGGAACGTGGGCGGCCGCGTTCGACTTCTCCGAGCAGTCGCCCGGGGACACGTTCGAGGTGACCGTCAGAACTGACGCCGGCGAACTGACCGCTGACGGCGAAGTCGTCGCGTGCGAGACGGACTGTGAGGACGACGAACCGGAGCCAGTGGAGACGGTGCGGATCGACACCACCGACGGGAACGTGGTCGTCAACGACACCGCCTCGCAGGTGGTCTCCGGGTCGGCGCTGGCGCCGACCGGGACGGAGGTGTCGCTCCGGCTCCGCAGCACCGACAGCGAGATCCGATTTTTCAAGGCCGCCACCGCGGTCGTGACCGACGACGGCAGCTGGGCCAGCGCGTTCAACTTCTCGACGATCCCTCCCGGCAGCGCGTTCTCCGTCGAGGCGACGATCGACGGCGGCTACGTTGCCGAGACCGAGGGTGAGGTCGTCGACTGCGAGTCGGACTGCCGCGACGACCCGCCGACGGACACCCCGACACCGATCCCCGACGCGACGCCGGAGCCGACGGCGACGCCCGCGGCCACCAGCGTGGAGTTCTCCCGTAACGTGGTTCACGTCCGGCAGGGGACGACCGCCCGGATGGAGCTCGCGTTCGACGACACCGACACGACCGACCTCGTGATCGGCGGACAGTCGGCCGGATACACCCTCGAAGCGACCGTCCGCGACGCCGACGGCGACGGGGAGGCGACCGTCCGCTTCGACACCGCGGCCGCCGGCGACGGCGGCAGTCCCCTAGGCGTATCTGACGGCGACGAACTGACGCTGGAGTCGGAGACCGACCTGGGGAGCGACCTCGACCCCGGCGACTACGATCTGCGGCTACTTCCCGAGGATCGGGGCGAGGCGTCCGATATCGGATCGCTCTACGTTGCGGAGCCGGGCACGGCCACGCCCCAGGGCGACACCCCGACCGCGGCGCCGACGCTGACGGGATCGCCGACCAACGGCGGCGACGTGCCCGTGGAGATCGCGGTCAGCGGCGCGCTCGTTCTCGGCGGCGGCGGGCTGGCGCTCCTGCTGCGCCGTGGGTAGGCACGGCTCGCGGCCCTCTCGATTCGCCGCAGCCGGTCAGCCCCCGTCACGGTAGTGTGCGGCGAACAGTTCGACGAAGACACCGACGATCGGGACGAACTGGGCGACCGTCGCGCCGAGTTCCCCCATCGGGACGAGCAGGTACGAGGCGTAGGTGAACCCACCGAGCAGTAGCAGGCAGCCGGCGGCAGCGGTCAGGGGATCCCCCACCCCGTCGAGGAGGCGGGAGGCGCCCCAGAGAACGAACCCGACCGGGAGGGACCACCTGACGACGGGGACGAGTCCCGGGCGCAGCGTCAGCACGCCGGCCAGGAGCCCACAGCCGACGAGGAGGACCGCGAGACGGCCGATCGGCCTCCTCCAGACCGTCCGAACCGCTCGATCGACGTTCATCGACGGGATCTCAGGCCGACAGACAATAACTGTGCCGCTGGGTTCCCAGTTCGGGCGAGCCCCGATCAGCGCGGCGTCTGTCGGTAGATCAGGTT
It encodes the following:
- a CDS encoding helix-turn-helix domain-containing protein translates to MASPIGRLRADTPSVEADPAVFDVGDEDVDAVLDALGSDTARDLYRTVHEEPAPPSVLARRLDSSVQNVHYHLSNLEGAGLVEVVGQRYSEKGNEMDVYGVAADPIVFAADASGDQRSRLRRLVADWATGVAAIAMVSVAIQLLTARLVGSGVGVFEPASPGVGDGALLPMLAEAVAAPGLLFFVGGAAVLTGSLLLDASAD
- a CDS encoding S8 family serine peptidase, which codes for MSGDWNPESGGGLSRRRALTLGGAAAVTALSATGLPTNRGTEPASPAQDDPVQGLHAQGITGDGVRIGVLDTTGFATDAAFEDAVVGRRSFDGVPVVADGTTHGTAATTTVARAAPDADLLLASFERPAGFRRGLAWFHRTGVDVVLAPVAAYGASVVGRSVVTRTAAAAADAGVTVVAPTGNAARGHWTGTIEPAPGRRRLRLGGADGEGVDGRLLAWAGSPDDDPPELSLALVRTDRRDEGRRLTALSERGEQAGVERLDVTLAPGEYTVEIRLPDRLRDEATGSTVSLVTPTHRLRGGSPRGSIAAPASAPGVFAVGRLLDGRVAAYSGRGPTPDGRRGVDLVARPRRWPGATDPGTSGAAAYVAGVAALVAGVASESATDEPAASLRVTASRAGSPGPAAGYGALDAAAAVRQALPDD
- a CDS encoding BGTF surface domain-containing protein; translation: MGSPRGVAAVIALLLAAALLSPAGAATGADPAVTIDYDGEAVTVANAETQIVSGSAELAPGTSISVRIRSTGDTQPRFLQSKTVTVDRNGTWAAAFDFSEQSPGDTFEVTVRTDAGELTADGEVVACETDCEDDEPEPVETVRIDTTDGNVVVNDTASQVVSGSALAPTGTEVSLRLRSTDSEIRFFKAATAVVTDDGSWASAFNFSTIPPGSAFSVEATIDGGYVAETEGEVVDCESDCRDDPPTDTPTPIPDATPEPTATPAATSVEFSRNVVHVRQGTTARMELAFDDTDTTDLVIGGQSAGYTLEATVRDADGDGEATVRFDTAAAGDGGSPLGVSDGDELTLESETDLGSDLDPGDYDLRLLPEDRGEASDIGSLYVAEPGTATPQGDTPTAAPTLTGSPTNGGDVPVEIAVSGALVLGGGGLALLLRRG